AGCGTTGAAGAAAAAGCTCAAATCGTTGCCGACTACCAGCAAGCTGCTGGCGACACTGGTAGCCCGGAAGTTCAGGTTGCTCTGCTGACCGCGAACATCAACAAGCTGCAAGGTCACTTCAAGGCCAACGACAAAGACCACCACTCGCGTCGTGGTCTGATCCGTATGGTTAACCAGCGTCGTAAGCTGCTGGACTACCTGAAGGGCAAAGACACCACTCGTTACAGCGCCCTGATCGGTCGCCTGGGCCTGCGTCGCTAATAGCGGCCTGGTCAGTGGTGTGCATGGCGTGTCGCATGCGTCGGCAAGGCTGCTTTGCAGCGTTGCCGTCGGGCACGCCACGCGTATCTCCGAGGTTGGCAGCCTGGCTTCGCTGAGCGGATTTCCGCACAGCTGCCAGGCTCCCAGCCTCGTGTTGTATCTGGACGGTCAATGGGGCCGATTCCCCGTTCTGCCCAAGAATTCGCAAGAAACCAGTTCCCCCAGAGCCACTGAAAAAGGTAGGAAACCGTGAACCCGGTAATCAAGAAATTCCAGTTCGGTCAATCGACCGTTACTCTCGAAACGGGCCGTATTGCCCGTCAGGCGACCGGCGCTGTGCTGGTTACCGTCGACAACGATGTCACCGTGCTGGTGACCGTGGTTGGCGCCAAGCAGGCCGACCCAGGCAAGGGCTTCTTCCCGCTGTCGGTCCACTACCAGGAAAAAACCTACGCTGCCGGCAAGATCCCAGGTGGTTTCTTCAAGCGTGAAGGCCGTCCTTCCGAGAAAGAGACCCTGACCTCGCGCCTGATCGACCGCCCGATCCGCCCGCTGTTCCCTGAAGGCTTCATGAACGAAGTCCAGGTCGTCTGCACCGTGGTTTCCACCAGCAAGAAGACCGACCCGGACATCGCTGCGATGATCGGTACCTCGGCTGCCCTGGCAATCTCCGGCATTCCGTTTGAAGGCCCGATCGGCGCTGCCCGTGTTGCTTTCCACGAAAGCACCGGCTACCTGCTGAACCCGACTTACGAGCAACTGGCTGCCTCGAGCCTGGACATGGTCGTGGCCGGTACCTCTGACGCCGTGCTGATGGTTGAATCGGAAGCCCAAGAGCTGACCGAAGACCAGATGCTGGGCGCCGTGCTGTTCGCCCACGACGAATTCCAGGCCGTTATCCAGGCTGTCAAAGAACTGGCTGCCGAAGCCGGTAAGCCGACCTGGGACTGGAAACCGGCTGTTGCCAACACCGAGCTGTTCAATGCCATCCGCGCCGAGTTCGGCGAAGGCGTTTCGCAGGGCTACACCATCACCGTCAAGGCCGACCGTTATGCGCGCCTGGGCGAGCTGCGCGATCAGGCGATCGCCAAGTTCTCCGGTGAAGAAGGCCAGCCATCGGCATCCGAAGTCAAAGAAATCTTCGGCGAAATCGAATACCGCACCGTTCGCGAAAACATCGTCAACGGCAAGCCGCGCATCGATGGCCGTGATACCAAGACCGTTCGCCCGCTGAACATCGAAGTCGGCGTACTGCCGAAAACTCACGGCTCGGCACTGTTCACCCGTGGCGAAACCCAAGCCCTGGTCGTTGCGACCCTGGGTACTGCCCGTGATGCCCAGCTGCTGGACACCCTCGAAGGCGAGAAGAAAGACCCGTTCATGCTGCACTACAACTTCCCGCCGTTCTCGGTTGGCGAGTGTGGCCGCATGGGTGGTGCTGGCCGTCGTGAAATCGGTCACGGCCGTCTGGCCCGTCGCTCGGTCCAGGCCATGCTGCCTGCCGCTGACGTGTTCCCGTACACCATTCGTGTGGTTTCGGAAATCACTGAGTCCAACGGTTCCAGCTCCATGGCTTCGGTCTGCGGTGCTTCCCTGGCACTG
The genomic region above belongs to Pseudomonas sp. PSKL.D1 and contains:
- the rpsO gene encoding 30S ribosomal protein S15; this encodes MALSVEEKAQIVADYQQAAGDTGSPEVQVALLTANINKLQGHFKANDKDHHSRRGLIRMVNQRRKLLDYLKGKDTTRYSALIGRLGLRR
- the pnp gene encoding polyribonucleotide nucleotidyltransferase — encoded protein: MNPVIKKFQFGQSTVTLETGRIARQATGAVLVTVDNDVTVLVTVVGAKQADPGKGFFPLSVHYQEKTYAAGKIPGGFFKREGRPSEKETLTSRLIDRPIRPLFPEGFMNEVQVVCTVVSTSKKTDPDIAAMIGTSAALAISGIPFEGPIGAARVAFHESTGYLLNPTYEQLAASSLDMVVAGTSDAVLMVESEAQELTEDQMLGAVLFAHDEFQAVIQAVKELAAEAGKPTWDWKPAVANTELFNAIRAEFGEGVSQGYTITVKADRYARLGELRDQAIAKFSGEEGQPSASEVKEIFGEIEYRTVRENIVNGKPRIDGRDTKTVRPLNIEVGVLPKTHGSALFTRGETQALVVATLGTARDAQLLDTLEGEKKDPFMLHYNFPPFSVGECGRMGGAGRREIGHGRLARRSVQAMLPAADVFPYTIRVVSEITESNGSSSMASVCGASLALMDAGVPMKAPVAGIAMGLVKEGEKFAVLTDILGDEDHLGDMDFKVAGTAKGVTALQMDIKINGITEEIMEIALGQALEARLNILGQMNQIIGESRTELSANAPTMIAMKIDTDKIRDVIGKGGATIRAICEETKASIDIEDDGSIKIFGETKEAADAAKQRILGITAEAEIGKIYVGKVERIVDFGAFVNILPGKDGLVHISMLSDARVEKVTDVLKEGQEVEVLVLDVDNRGRIKLSIKDVAAAKASGV